The region ATCGTTCCAATTCGTGACGATTCAGGTTTTTATATTGGCTGGCAGTTTCGGATTCTCCAAAAACTTCACGGAAAGCCTCGCGGGAGAATGGAAGCCGTGTCGCTTTAGCGCACGGAGGAAATTCGACACGAGGTAATTTATTGCCTCGTAATACTCACATGTGATATATTTAAGATTATGAAGCAAGTCTTGACTATAGTTTGCAAGCTCAACCCCTCTCAAGAGGTAGTTAAAAATATCGATAATACTCTTGAGATGTTTGCTGCTGCCTGTAACTACGCCAACAAGGAAGTCAAGCCATCTATAACTAGCAAAACTACGATTCAATCTCAGGTTTATCAAGCCATTAGAGAGAAGTATAGTTTGTCGGCTAACTTGGCTGTGAGGGCTTGCGCCAGGGTTGGTGCTAACCGCAAAACTGCCAAGAAAGACAAAAAACCAGTTAAAGCATTTAAGCCAACATCGGTTGATTATGACGCTCGAATTTTTGCTTTTCGTGAAAAAGACTGGTCTGTTAGTTTGACTTTGGTTGGTGGTAGAGAACATATTCCAATTGTGACTAGTAACTACCAAATTGGAAAACTTAAAGGCACTAAACCAACTTCTGCACAACTTTGCAAACATAGAGATGGCAGCTACTATATCCATATCCAGGTTAAGGATGAAGCACCAAAACCAATTAATTCTGATAACGTTATCGGGGTTGATTTTGGTCGCACTGATATAGCAGTTACGTCTGACAACAAAAAATGGTCTGGTAGAGAAATACGTGATGTTAGAGACAAATACTCTAAACTTCGCGCCAATCTCCAAAAGAAAGCCTCGAAAGGCACGCGCAGTAGCAGACGTAGATGTCGGCAACTGTTGAAACGGCTGTCGGGTTCGGAAAAAAGATTTCAACGCCATGTCAATCATGTCATCAGCAAAACTATAATTCTCGATGCCAAAAAGTCTAATAGCCTTGTGGCTATTGAAGATTTGACGGGGATCAGAAAACGAACCAATCAACAACCTAGAAGCAAAACAGAGCGCAGGCACTCTAATTCTTGGTCTTTCTATCAGCTTCGTACATTTCTTGAGTACAAGGGATTGATTAACGGGGTTGAAGTCGTTCCCGTATCGCCACGATACAGCAGTAAAACCTGTCATGCCTGTATGCACCTGGGGTTGAGAAGTGGAAAGAGATTTAAGTGTACTAATATAGGTTGTGCGTGGCATGGTGATGCTGACGAAAACGCAAGTTATAACTTGTCAATTATTGGTGGGGTTGTAAGCCTCCACCGAGGTTCGGAGATTCTAAGTTGTGAACTCAATTTAGATGATTCAGGGCTACTAAAACACCGAGGTTTAGCGGTCGGGCGAAAGCCCCTGCGCTTCAGCCAGGGGTGAGCTTACAACATCCTGGGTTACTGAAAAATGACTCTTAACGAACTGATTGAATTGATTATGGCTACGCACGGAGAGGTCAAAATTTTGGCTTGCATTAGAGAATATTTTGCCAGTCTTCCAGATGGGCAAGAAATTGAAGAGGTTTTAACCAGAGCCGTTGAAAAAGCTCAGGATCAGCCTATTTTTTGGCGTTCTCCTTCTTCGACTCCTCCCGACCCGAATCGCTCCATTTTACCCAAGTCAAAGCAATCACCCAATCCTTGATTTTCTTGACTTTTTAATACATGACATAAAAGTCAACCATAAGCTAAAATTAGGTATGAACGATAACAAGATCATTCAAGCTGCTGCTAATAAGGGGAGAACTGTCTGGCTACAAAACTGTCTCCGAGAGCTTTTGCCACAGTTAAACCAGCCCTCAACCGATTATCAGACTTGGTTTGATTCAGTGATTAAAGTCATGTCGAAGAGGGGATTAACTCAACCAATTCAACAAAAAGATTATCTGTCTGATATTCGTAACGCTATTAGAGTAATCGACCCCGCTCACCCTGCTTTACAAGTTGTCGATTTTGACACCTCTACCTGGATTCAAATCAACAACCGAGCTGGCGATCGCCTTGGCTCACGCACTACTAAATTTATCGATAATCCTGATGCTATAGTCCGTCGGGCTACTACTCTTCTCGGTAGCTATCAATGGTCGGAGATTGCCGCAGGTTTAGCCGTCGTCACAGGCCGTCGCTGTACTGAAGTTATTAAAACTGCCCAGTTCCAATACAAAACTAAATACAGCGTTATCTTTACTGGCGCACTCAAAAGAGGAAATGAACCCGTTGAATGTGTCTTTGAAATTGCTACTCTTTGTGAAGCTCGATTAGTTATCGACGCGATCGCCTCCTTGAGAACTCTGCTTGGGTCAGAAATTCAAGATTTATCTAAAAGACAAGTTAGTAGTCGATATGCTCGCGCCGTCGCTACTAAATGCGATCGCTACTTTACTGAATTAGTTCCCCCCAGAGAAGATAAGGATAATCTTTATACTCATCTATTTAGAGCCATCTACGCTACAATCGCCAGCTACTGGTATTGTCCACCTTCCATCCCCGAAATTGAGTTTCGGGCTGCTATTCAAGGTCACTATCAGATTATTGACGAGAAAGACCCAAAATTACGACGGTCAATTGCCACGGAAAGAAATTACTTTGATTACAGGATCTCTGACGGTCGCGGCAACATCGACGGCCGATTGGGTCTTAAGTTAGCTTTGCCCGATGTTGAAATACTCGAAGAGTTTCAGCCCGCAGTTTTGAAAGCGAAAGGGCTGACAAATAAACTTTTGCTCCACACTAATACTACATTATTGACCAGCGCTCGACCGACAACTGCAAGCAGCGGACGGCGCACAGGGGGGTCACGTTTTGGGAAAGAAGCTTCTTTCCCAAAAGCTGACCCATCGATGCATCGACCCTTGCGTACCGCTCAACCAGACAAGCCCCAAATTATGAACGAATCATCTAATTCTGCTAATTCTGCTCACACTAATTCAATGGTCATCCCCTCTTTTTTTCAATCTAGGTTATCAACTATTGCCACCAAGTTGGGAATTCCTCCCGACCAAACCATCCAAGCATTATTTACCTGGACAGAAATGGGACTATCTTTGGCAGAGCAATTATCAGTAGAAGAGCTTACTCCTCAAGCTATCTTTGAGTCCGTCGAACAGCTAAAAGCACGGACAGACAACAATTCAGACTCAATTGAGTTCGATTCGGCTCAGTCGGCTAAGTTAGATAGCCATAGTCTCAATCAACTTTCTACCTCGATCAGACTCTTAAGTGAAGCTTTATCTAGAAAGCAGCACTCTCCAAGCGATAAGTATATTGCACAAAATCGCACCACAGTTATCGAGCAAGAGCCAGTAGACTCTGCCGAACATAATAATTCGCCCAGCCACAACAATTCCTTGGCTAAACTCCAGCCAAATCTTCATCTGCCTGTCGATCGAGAACCTGCCGAACCAACTAAAAATAGCCAACCAACTTCCTCTAAATCATCCAAGGGAGAAAGTTCATCCCGTAAGATCTCTAAAAAAAGTCTTGAAGCCGAACAGGAGATCAATCACGCTATCGATGCCATTATTCAATTTAATAACCAAGATGATGTCTCTTACAAGGATAAATGGCATATTGGTGTCAGCGCCCTCAGAAAATTAACCGAAAGAGGTGATTCGGTTATTCAACGAGTCTTACAACTTAGAAAGACCGAAATACAACAGCACCATGCTCAACATCAAATCGGTCCCCGTCACAACTCCAAAGGTAAAACTTATCCTTCTATCGATGAAATCATTTCTTTTTAGACACATTTTAAAGCATGTTATACCCTTGTCCTAAAGGATAAGCTTCGCAAATGGTACTAGCTTCGCGTCCGATTGCTTTAATTTTCATTTTTTGACTTTATCTCATCTTTTTACTCCACTTTTTTAGAAAAAGATGAGATTATAGAAAAGTGGAGTAAAAAAAGCGCAGCCTGAGAGTTTTCTGTCCATGATCGAACATGAATTTCAATAGATTCAAGACAGGTTAAAATACTAGCGTAAACAAAAAT is a window of Pleurocapsa minor HA4230-MV1 DNA encoding:
- a CDS encoding transposase; this translates as MKQVLTIVCKLNPSQEVVKNIDNTLEMFAAACNYANKEVKPSITSKTTIQSQVYQAIREKYSLSANLAVRACARVGANRKTAKKDKKPVKAFKPTSVDYDARIFAFREKDWSVSLTLVGGREHIPIVTSNYQIGKLKGTKPTSAQLCKHRDGSYYIHIQVKDEAPKPINSDNVIGVDFGRTDIAVTSDNKKWSGREIRDVRDKYSKLRANLQKKASKGTRSSRRRCRQLLKRLSGSEKRFQRHVNHVISKTIILDAKKSNSLVAIEDLTGIRKRTNQQPRSKTERRHSNSWSFYQLRTFLEYKGLINGVEVVPVSPRYSSKTCHACMHLGLRSGKRFKCTNIGCAWHGDADENASYNLSIIGGVVSLHRGSEILSCELNLDDSGLLKHRGLAVGRKPLRFSQG
- a CDS encoding telomere resolvase, which produces MNDNKIIQAAANKGRTVWLQNCLRELLPQLNQPSTDYQTWFDSVIKVMSKRGLTQPIQQKDYLSDIRNAIRVIDPAHPALQVVDFDTSTWIQINNRAGDRLGSRTTKFIDNPDAIVRRATTLLGSYQWSEIAAGLAVVTGRRCTEVIKTAQFQYKTKYSVIFTGALKRGNEPVECVFEIATLCEARLVIDAIASLRTLLGSEIQDLSKRQVSSRYARAVATKCDRYFTELVPPREDKDNLYTHLFRAIYATIASYWYCPPSIPEIEFRAAIQGHYQIIDEKDPKLRRSIATERNYFDYRISDGRGNIDGRLGLKLALPDVEILEEFQPAVLKAKGLTNKLLLHTNTTLLTSARPTTASSGRRTGGSRFGKEASFPKADPSMHRPLRTAQPDKPQIMNESSNSANSAHTNSMVIPSFFQSRLSTIATKLGIPPDQTIQALFTWTEMGLSLAEQLSVEELTPQAIFESVEQLKARTDNNSDSIEFDSAQSAKLDSHSLNQLSTSIRLLSEALSRKQHSPSDKYIAQNRTTVIEQEPVDSAEHNNSPSHNNSLAKLQPNLHLPVDREPAEPTKNSQPTSSKSSKGESSSRKISKKSLEAEQEINHAIDAIIQFNNQDDVSYKDKWHIGVSALRKLTERGDSVIQRVLQLRKTEIQQHHAQHQIGPRHNSKGKTYPSIDEIISF